CAGTCATAACTAATACTTGAATGTCAATATATTTCAGTTACATAATACAGTTTGTGAAATATCTGGTTACCATATTGACAAGCAAAACTATATTTTCTAATTTCTTATACaatacatttatcaaaaaaagaatataagaAATTTTAGTTCCAACTTTAGGATAGTGGCAGCTGTTTTAACGTTTTAAAGCTGGCGATTTTATGGCGAAGTAGTAAGAATGCATTAATGTTCTtggtacaataaaaaaaaaatagagagaaaaaacaTTGGATATGAAGACAATTTCAGATAGACATGACAATTAAAAGCATCATCCATTGGAGAAAGACAATCAAAAAGAAATAGTACATCAATACTCGGTCGTATTGCTCCGCTACTCCCTTCCATGTATCTTCCTCTACCGGTTCGACTTTAAGCGGCTCGACTTTACCCTCCTTTATATTTCTTGCAAATCCGTCATCTAAATTAGTATTATCCTGAATCTGCGATTTCTTTTTATACTTCTTACATGGAATGCATATAAATTTGAGTTGCAAAATCTTCAGAATAGTTGCAGCTGTTTTCGACACTTTTGAGTTTTTAAAGTGGAGGCGCATAGTGACAACAGTGAGAATGCATATCAACGTACTCATAGTCATTGTCACAATCAAAAAGTAGGACAATAAAGACATTGGCTCTGAGGACTTTGGCATATTTTCGCTGATTAGAGTCAAGAATACGGCAAATGACAAGAATATTGTGATGGCATATGACACACGCTCACCGCTTTCAACAGGTAGGGCAAAAACCAGAGGGTTAAGTATGGACAGAAGAAGGATGGGCGCCAACATATTGATGACAAAGTATAGCGATTTTCTCTTCAGGTTGATCCGGAGTTCAATTATATTCTCGGTCGTAACAAGATCGGAATATTTCATAACTGTGCTTTCTAGTTTCCATAGAGCATTGGAAGAATAATAAGTTGTATCGATAGTAGACATGTTATTGTTCGGTATCATAACTGCTTCCTCGGGCATATAACCCCACAACGCTATTGTAAAGAAACAAGACTGCGTGTCGAATGGAAACTTGTACATGTTCACATCACATAGGGTCTGAAAAAGTCCTCCGGGTGTCCAATTCACGTTACCATTATGGAATATTCTTCCTAAAAAGTCATCACTCCCTAACGCTTCCATCTTATTTGCAGGGTTAATCAAAAACACACTTGGAACCCAAAGTTTCTTTCTTGGAATGGGTAGCATCTGAATGTTACCGTAGTTAGCTGGTGTCCAGGCGAGACGAAAGTCATGCCAATCAAGAGCAAATCCACCCACGATAGAAATGACACCGGAAACTTCGTCAAAATCATTCACAGAAAAAAGGAACGGgtataaagatattttgattgtttCAGACAGATTTTGACTTGGTCTAATGTCTGTTGAATAATTCCGGAATAATTCCCCTAGGAGATTCTCTGCGTCACTATACTCCGCAGCAAAAGCATTACGATAAACAAGTCCAGTAATCAGGAACACAAAacaactgtgtaaaaatgtcATTGTACTCCTTAAAAGACAGATACGAAAAGAGCTAAAACGTTTGAAAATATTAAGCTCCCTAAATGGTTCGTTTAAATTCTGTACGCACTAGTATTCATTTATATcgtaatgttttttaaaactgaaataaagaCAGAAACGTTTGAATAAATACCCTGACGCGGCTCAATAGACAAGAACCTAATCTTCTTTGACACTCAACAAAcgccaaacaaaacaaaaacgcAAAAGCAATGACAAGTTGGTTCCACTGaataatttttaatgcattGACCATATTTACAAAAAGGTTCAATTAATAAATGCATTCAATGACACAAGTTCATCAGAAGACCTATGGTACATCAGGTAATTAAATAGATTAGATTAGTTATCGGTATTTGATAATGAATTTGCTTATGTGTATTCAGAGATAGGATTATATAAATGGTGATAGAATCAGTTAAGGTAATGAATTCAATGGATTGACCTCTACACAGAACAGATTTTGATCTATTTTGTTAAAACGCGCTGATCCAATGATTAGGTAATGCTTATGATAAAGAACTAATCAACCTATTACTTGATCAAAAAGTGGATGTTTACAGGTAATAAAGCATCTGCTGGATTTGTACACAAAGCACTGTTTGCATGTTTCATTAAAACTTTCCTCTGCTTATGCTTTTACAGGAATTTCGGAtaaatttacacttttttaaaatacaaatgtaacttGCAAAAAGGgatatataaagataaatataaaatagaCATATATACCATCAAACAAATGTTAGACCTAATCATCTAAAAGCTtgattgtatattttgtttgtataaATGCCAGcgtttgcattaaaaaaaactttttaaaataaatgtgtatatACAAAGATTTAAAGATTAGACCGataataacaaaatcaaaataatccaCACAAAAAATATCAGGACATAGTAGTAGTACATCAATATTCTATCGTACTCATTAGCTAGAGATTTCCAATTCATTTTGACCACATCAGTCTTTTCTCTTTCAATTTGTTCCAGATTACTATTATCTGTCCTGTTTTCTGAGCACTTGTTATTCTCTTTGCTGGAGACTGTGATCCGAGTGCCTTTCATCCTGTATCTTTTAAACAGCCAGCTTAGTTTCAAATACCTCAGAAGCAGTACCAATTTCTTATTAACTTCTTTCTCTTCTTCTTTGaagtgtaaatataaatttaaaatagtaaataCAATTATAAGTGTGCTCATACACattattacaattaaaaaataggAAATTGCTGCCATGGGCTCAGATGACTTCGGCATGTTATCATTGATGAGAGTTAGGAACACAGCAAATGAAAGGAAAATGGTAACAGCAAAAGACACACGCTCACCACTATCCACGGGAAGAATAAACACAAGGGGATTCAGAACTGAGAGAAGGAGTATTGGAGCTAGCATGTTAATAACAAAGTATAAGGCCCTTCTACGCAATGTCAGTTGAACTTGCAACAATGAGCTTCGTGATCCGTTATCCACAGGAATCAGGATAGCCTTTTTCATTTCCCACTGGCCATTCTCTGTGTAGAATAATGAATCTACGCTAGTAATGTTATCAAGAGGCTCCAAAATAGCTTCCGCTGATAAATACCCCCAAAGTGTGAATGTTATGGTACAGACCTGGGTGTCAAATGGGAAAGAATAcatgtttacattgcaaagtGACTGCACCAATCCTCCAGGTGACCAAATCACAGATCCATCAAAGAGTATTCTCCCAATTACTTTCCCATCACCAATAGCCTTCATCTCATTGGCAGGATctatcaaataaatgtttggTGTCCATATTTTGTCCTTTGGAACTGTTAGAGTATTCACTCCACCATAGCTGCTAGGTGTCCACCCAAGGCGGAAGTCTTTCCACTGCATTGAAATTCCAACCACAGCAGAAAGAATGCCAGAAATCTCATCAAAGTTGTTGATGGAGAATAAATATAACTTAATACCAATTTTTATTGGTTGTGATAGATCTGCTTGTGGTCGTAGATCTGATGAATAGTTTGCGAAAAGATCCTGATACAGAGATGAGGTGTCTGAAAATACTGCACCTTTCACTTGAATCTCACAAGTTGTCCAAATAAGAAACAGAACAACAAAAACTAGCTTGGTCTTCATTATTTCTTGAACTAATGTGCAAAACTTCATGGTACAAATTCTATTGTCAAGAAATCCAATTTGATAGCCAATCATAGGTACATTTATCAATAAGAAATAACTATTCCAAAGAGGCAGGTCAATGCCTTGGgtcttaatatttaaaaatatacaagagATCAAAGACTAATCCACTGGTTATTAAGAAAAGGGATTATGGTCAATCCTTTGACAAAAGAAATCATTACAAGTGTTACCTTTTTGAAGATTTACAATGGAAACACCACTGACCAAATGTGGGATAGAAAAGCTCAACCCATTTTAACAGATGAATTGTGATATTTTGGAGCTTATGATTAACTTTCAAATCAATTGGAAAATTGGAAAATGATTTAGTTATTGGCTTAAAAGGCATTTATGAGCATCTAGTTGACCCAACTTTAATGACTCAATGTTAAGATAGCTTGCAGGTTTACTGCATGCGAGAAAACATACCCTGAAATGTTGTCCACTTGATCATTTTGTTTCAAAGTTTCAtctctaaaatttatttaaaatttgtctaTGTACTTATGATGTTATCATGTTTTAAAGACAGCAATTCttatcaaatcaaatgaaatataattatagtATCATGCACATTTTAGTCAATAAACACATCTCAAAACTATCCTCATATATCTTAA
This genomic window from Magallana gigas chromosome 5, xbMagGiga1.1, whole genome shotgun sequence contains:
- the LOC105340593 gene encoding acetylcholine receptor subunit beta-like 1 isoform X1, with amino-acid sequence MTFLHSCFVFLITGLVYRNAFAAEYSDAENLLGELFRNYSTDIRPSQNLSETIKISLYPFLFSVNDFDEVSGVISIVGGFALDWHDFRLAWTPANYGNIQMLPIPRKKLWVPSVFLINPANKMEALGSDDFLGRIFHNGNVNWTPGGLFQTLCDVNMYKFPFDTQSCFFTIALWGYMPEEAVMIPNNNMSTIDTTYYSSNALWKLESTVMKYSDLVTTENIIELRINLKRKSLYFVINMLAPILLLSILNPLVFALPVESGERVSYAITIFLSFAVFLTLISENMPKSSEPMSLLSYFLIVTMTMSTLICILTVVTMRLHFKNSKVSKTAATILKILQLKFICIPCKKYKKKSQIQDNTNLDDGFARNIKEGKVEPLKVEPVEEDTWKGVAEQYDRVLMYYFFLIVFLQWMMLLIVMSI
- the LOC136275334 gene encoding neuronal acetylcholine receptor subunit alpha-6-like, encoding MIGYQIGFLDNRICTMKFCTLVQEIMKTKLVFVVLFLIWTTCEIQVKGAVFSDTSSLYQDLFANYSSDLRPQADLSQPIKIGIKLYLFSINNFDEISGILSAVVGISMQWKDFRLGWTPSSYGGVNTLTVPKDKIWTPNIYLIDPANEMKAIGDGKVIGRILFDGSVIWSPGGLVQSLCNVNMYSFPFDTQVCTITFTLWGYLSAEAILEPLDNITSVDSLFYTENGQWEMKKAILIPVDNGSRSSLLQVQLTLRRRALYFVINMLAPILLLSVLNPLVFILPVDSGERVSFAVTIFLSFAVFLTLINDNMPKSSEPMAAISYFLIVIMCMSTLIIVFTILNLYLHFKEEEKEVNKKLVLLLRYLKLSWLFKRYRMKGTRITVSSKENNKCSENRTDNSNLEQIEREKTDVVKMNWKSLANEYDRILMYYYYVLIFFVWIILILLLSV